The Bos javanicus breed banteng chromosome 18, ARS-OSU_banteng_1.0, whole genome shotgun sequence genome has a segment encoding these proteins:
- the BCL3 gene encoding B-cell lymphoma 3 protein: MPRCPAGTMDEGPVDLRTRPKATGPPGAALPLRKRPLRAPSPEPAAPRVAAGPVVPPDPLRGGSDTPAVPAPPHGLARPEAIYYQGPLLSLYPTPTMGPPFPLLNLPTPLYPMVCSMEHPLSADFAMATRADEDGDTPLHIAVVQGNLPAVHRLVNLFQHGGRELDIYNNLRQTPLHLAVITTLPSVVRLLVMAGASPMALDRHGQTAAHLACEHRSPACLRALLDSAPGGTMDLEARNYDGLTALHVAVNTECQEAVLLLLEHGADIDSVDIKSGRSPLIHAVENNSLSMVQLLLQHGANVNAQMYSGSSALHSASGRGLLPLVRTLVRSGADSGLKNCHNDTPLMVARSRRVIDILRGKATRPAPASQPEPSPDRSTTTSPESSSRLSSNGLLSASPPSSPSQSPPKDPSGFPMAPPSFFLPPSSPPTFLPYAGVLRAPGRPVPPSPAPGGS; encoded by the exons ATGCCCCGATGCCCCGCGGGGACCATGGACGAGGGGCCCGTGGACCTGCGCACCCGGCCCAAGGCCACCGGACCCCCGGGCGCCGCGCTGCCGCTCCGCAAGCGCCCTCTGCGCGCGCCCTCCCCGGAGCCCGCCGCCCCGCGCGTCGCTGCGGGCCCCGTCGTCCCCCCAGATCCCCTCCGCGGTGGCTCCGACACACCGGCTGTGCCCGCGCCCCCTCACGGCCTGGCGCGACCAGAGGCAATTTACTACCAGG GACCTTTACTGTCCCTGTACCCCACCCCGACCATGGGCCCCCCCTTTCCTCTGCTGAACTTGCCCACACCGCTGTACCCCATGGTGTGCTCCATGGAACACCCCCTGTCAGCTGACTTCGCCATGGCCACGCGAGCTGATGAGGATGGAGATAC GCCACTCCACATTGCCGTGGTGCAGGGCAACCTGCCAGCTGTGCATCGCCTGGTCAACCTCTTCCAGCATGGAGGCCGGGAACTGGATATCTACAACAACCTCCGGCAG ACACCGCTACACCTGGCTGTGATCACCACCTTGCCGTCTGTGGTCCGGCTCCTGGTGATGGCTGGTGCCAGCCCCATGGCACTGGACCGCCACggccagacggcagcccacctggcgtGTGAGCACCGCAGCCCCGCCTGCCTGCGGGCCCTGCTGGACAGCGCGCCTGGGGGCACCATGGACCTGGAGGCCCGCAATTACGATG GGCTCACCGCCCTGCACGTGGCCGTGAACACCGAGTGCCAAGAAGCGGTGCTGCTCTTGTTGGAGCACGGCGCTGACATTGACTCGGTG GACATTAAGAGCGGCCGCTCCCCGCTCATCCACGCCGTGGAAAACAACAGCCTGAGCATGGTCCAGCTGCTGCTGCAG CACGGCGCCAACGTGAACGCGCAGATGTATTCGGGCAGCTCGGCGCTGCACTCGGCGTCCGGCCGCGGGCTCCTCCCGCTCGTGCGCACGTTGGTCCGCAGCGGCGCAGACAGCGGCCTCAAGAACTGCCACAACGACACACCGCTCATGGTGGCGCGCAGCCGCCGG GTCATCGACATCCTGAGAGGCAAGGCCACACGGCCTGCTCCGGCATCCCAGCCGGAGCCCTCCCCGGACCGGAGCACCACCACGTCTCCTGAGAGCAGCAGCCGCCTCAGCTCCAATG gTCTTCTGTCAGCGTCACCACCCTCCTCGCCCTCCCAGTCTCCCCCCAAGGACCCTTCTGGATTCCCCATGGCTCCCCCCAGTTTCTTCCTTCCACCCTCATCTCCACCGACCTTCCTGCCCTATGCCGGGGTCCTCCGAGCCCCTGGCCGGCCGGtgcccccctccccagctccaggAGGTAGCTGA